The following are encoded together in the Lathyrus oleraceus cultivar Zhongwan6 chromosome 3, CAAS_Psat_ZW6_1.0, whole genome shotgun sequence genome:
- the LOC127128466 gene encoding transcription initiation factor TFIID subunit 10, protein MNQNVPQSSSTEGREDDDSSLSEFLSSLIDYTPTIPDELVEHYLAKTGFQCPDVRLTRLVAVATQKFVAEVAGDALQHCKARQAQIPKDKRDRQQKDRRLVMTMEDLSKALREYGVNIRHQEYFADSPTTGMDPATREE, encoded by the exons ATGAATCAGAATGTACCGCAATCAAGTTCAACCGAAGGAAGGGAAGATGATGATTCTTCACTCTCCGAATTCTTATCTTCCTTAATCGATTATACTCCCACC aTACCTGATGAGTTGGTAGAGCATTACTTGGCCAAGACTGGCTTTCAATGTCCTGATGTTAGATT GACTAGATTAGTAGCTGTTGCCACTCAGAAATTTGTTGCAGAAGTTGCAGGCGATGCTCTCCA GCACTGCAAAGCAAGGCAAGCACAAATTCCAAAAGACAAAAGGGACAGGCAACAGAAG GATAGGCGCCTAGTTATGACAATGGAAGATCTATCGAAGGCACTTCGTGAG TATGGGGTGAATATTCGGCACCAAGAATATTTCGCCGACAGCCCTACTACTGGAATGGACCCTGCCACTCGAGAAGAATGA